Genomic window (Kangiella profundi):
TTTAAGCAAATTAGCTTTGGAGTTTTATTATGTCTAAGATCACTGGTACCGTTAAGTGGTTCAACGAATCTAAAGGTTTTGGTTTCATCGAGCAAGAGCAAGGCGAAGATGTATTTGTACACTTCCGTGCTATTCAAGGTGACGGTTTCAAAACTTTAGCAGAAGGCCAACGTGTTGAGTTCGATATCGAGCAAGGCCCTAAAGGCGCTCAAGCTGCTAACGTAACTAAAGTATAATTTATAGAATTGTACATTCAGATCTAAAAAGACCGCGTCAATGGCGCGGTTTTTTTATGCACAGATTTTATCAATATAGAAAATGATCAAGGTTGTTGTTTATGAAAATTGTTTATCACGCAGAAAACGGGATGGATGCCAATATTGTTAAAGGAGTGATTGAGTCTGCTGGTATTTTCGCCCAGGTTCGTGGCGAAGGTCTTCAGGGAGCAGTTGGAGAGGCCGCAGCTATGAATAATGTAAAGGTCTGGGTGAATGATGAGGATTATGCAGCTGCCCGTGAAATTATTAATGACTGGCAATCAGCTGAATTTGTTAGTGATGAGGCGGACTTATTTGCTGATGATGAGGATGTTTATCATGAGCCTGCTCAATCAGAAAGTCATTTAGTCAGGGATGTCTGCATTGCAGTTGTCATTGTCTTATTATTTGTTGCAGCCACCATCAAGTTTTAACACCATAATTGACCGTCTAGTTTTATCTCATCTGTATCAAAAGGTACATATTTGACCCACCACTGATTTTACTCATGAAGTTAGTTGCTTTCAGTTGATGATTCCCTTTGTCCACCTTACTCTTATCGGTTACCAGTTCTATATAATCAAATTAAGGAAGGGGAACGATGTCTACCATTTGGGGGGCTGTTAGAAAGTTATTAGGGGTAAGCTGTTTATTCTATGTCAGTCTATTTTCTGCAGCTGCTCTGGCTGAGCAGGAAGAAGCTAGCGAAGATGAATTAATTACCAAAGAAGAGTTTGTTTATAGTTATGATGAGATGTTGAATTTCGACATTGCAGAATATCTAGAGACACAGGCTCCGCATCTAGCGGATTATGCCGAAATTATATCCCACTATGCAGGGTACTCATCGATTAGTCCGAAGGTGCTTATCGCAATTATGGAGCAACAGACAGGAATAATTACTAGCCCTGTAAGCGCAACAACGATTACGCGCCCCTTTGGTGACCTATCGACAAAAATTGGCTTTGAAGAGCAAGTTAAAGATATCAGTACTCGACTTGCCAAAGAGTTTTATAGCGGATATTCCTATAGCGACACCGGCAGCAATGAAGTCATGACTACTGATGAGGATGTTTATCGTGCAATTGAGGCCATCATTCCTGAGCAGGCTGAAGAGGCTTTTGAAATAAATCGAGAGCGCGGTACCAAAGGCTCAAGTAAAAAAGTGAGTCGAACTCATAGAACTTTATTTGAGAAATCGGAAAAAGAGGAAAGCACTACGCAGACGCAATCGTTGACTATTGCTGACATCAATAATTATTTTCAGCTTCCTTTTCGAGTAGGGGAGTCATGGAGAAACGGGGGAAGTCATACCAATCATGGAAGTGGTACTTATCCTCAGTCATCATTAGACTTTAATGCTGGTGGATACTGGGGCGATAATTTAAGTCATATCTGGGTTTCTGCTTCAGCACCTGGGGTTATAAAAAACCATTCGTCGTGCTTTTCTGAAATCATCCATGATGATGGTTGGTCGACGACTTATTATCACATCGAAAATATTCAATATCCGACAGGTAGCAACCTGCAAAGAAATTCTCGAATTGCCAATTATGCAAATGATACGACTCAGGCGTTATGCAATGGAGGTCAGTCATCAGGTCCACACCTTCATTTCTCACTTAAAAAAGATGGTCAGTTTTATCATTTAAATGGCATCAAGCTTTCAGGTTATGAAGTGCGCACCGGACGAAGCAGTTATGACTCCAACTGCGGCTACTTCTGGTTGTCCAGAAATGGCTATAAGTACTGTGCGTGGTCTAATATTTATAACTACGGAGTTACGGACTCAGGAACTCCAGAGCAAGGAGAAGTTTATAGTGATTACTTGAGTCACCGTGCTTATCATATCCAGCCAGATGGTAGTTGGTTCTATTATAATGGAGGGACCATTTCAGCCGAATTAACTGGCCCGGATAACGCCGATTTTGATGTTCGGTTAGAGCGTTGGAATGGTTATGGCTGGCAGCGGGTTGCTGTTTCAGAAAGTCCAAGCTCGAGCGAAAACATAAGCTATAGTGCCAATTCAGGTTATTATCGGATGGTGGTTTACTCCTATTCAGGTTCCGGTCGTTACCGACTAACTATCATCAAATAAAAAAAGCCACTCAATAGAGTGGCTTTCTTATCTATGTCTATCAACCTTTGCAGTTATAGTGTATCAGTACTGATACCTAAAGCTGTTGTTGGCTCTACATAATCAAAGCCCAGGTTTTCAGCAACAGAACGCTCTGTTACTTTACCGCGATAAACGTTAAGACCGTTTAGCAAATGTGGGTCATCAGCTAACGCCTTTTTGTAGCCTTTATTGGCGATGTTAATAATGAAAGGCAAGGTTGCGTTGTTCAAGGCAAAGGTTGAAGTGCGAGGTACAGCGCCAGGCATGTTTGCAACACAGTAATGGACAACATCATGCAGAATATAAGTTGGATCTGCATGTGTAGTTGCTTTTGAAGTTTCAAAACACCCACCCTGATCAATTGCCACATCAACCAATACGGCACCAGGCTGCATACGCTTAACCATATCTTCGGTGACCAGTTTTGGCGCTGCAGCACCAGGAATCAGTACGCCGCCGATAACAAGATCAGCTGATATGACATGCTTTTCAAGGGAATCATGGCTTGAGTAAACGGTTTCAACCTGAGAGCCGAATTCAGCATCAATACGACGCAGAGCGTTTACATTGCGGTCAAGCACGATCACACGAGCACCCATACCAACCGCCATTTTAATTGCGTTAGTACCAACCACGCCGCCACCGATAACTACAACTTTGGCTGGTTGAACGCCAGGTACGCCACCTAACAACATGCCGCGACCGCCATTAGATTTCTCCAGGCATTCTGCGCCAGCCTGAATCGACATACGGCCAGCAACTTCAGACATAGGCGCCAACAATGGTAGGCCGCCAGCAGCCCCGGTTACGGTCTCATAAGCAATACAGACGGCGCCTGATTTAACCAAGTCTTCGGTCTGAGGCATATCTGGAGCAAGGTGAAGATAGGTAAATAGGATTTGACCTTCGCGTAAACGCTTGCGCTCTTCGGCTAAAGGTTCTTTTACCTTCACAATCATGTCTGCTTTAGCAAACACATCTTCGGCAGATGGCGCAATCGTCGCACCCACAGCCTGATAATCTTCGTCGGTAAAACCGATGCCGATACCAGCATTGGTTTCTACGATAACTTCGTGCCCATGTGCAATTACTTCACGAACACTTGCCGGTACCATTCCCACGCGATATTCGTGGTTTTTAATTTCTTTAGGGACCCCAATCAACATATTTCTAGCTCCAATAAATCAAGGTTTGCCTCGGAAGAGGGATGCACTATTATAATGATGAAGAAGAAGAATTATTTGCTGTTATTGGGGCTTTTGTAGTATAAATCACTAATAAATTTTGATTTTGGCAAGGAAAGTGCTTTGAAAGTTCAGAGTGACAGCAAGCAAATACTGGATCGAATTGACCTCAGGATACTCAATGAATTGCAACAAAATGGTCGCATTTCAAATGTAGAGCTATCGAAGAAAGTGGGCCTTAGTGCAACCCCCTGTCTTGAGCGCGTCAAGAGACTGGAAGCCAATGGCTTTATCGAAGGCTATTCTGCGCGACTAAACCCCATGAAACTGGCGGCGTCATTGCTGGTGTTTGTTGAGATTCGGCTTTCCAGGACTTCTCCGGATGTTTTCGAGGAATTCAAACAGGCGGTAACCAAGCTTCCTACGATCTTAGAGTGCCACCTGGTGTCAGGCGACTTCGATTATCTGTTGAAAGCTCGAGTAGCCGACATGAAAGCCTATCGTAAATTGCTAGGTGAAACGCTGCTTATGCTGCCAGGTGTTAGCGCTTCTCGCTCCTACATGGTGATGGAAGAGGTTAAAGAAACTAATTTATTACCGATAAATCTTGATAGACGATAAGTTTGTTCACAGTTCAGAATTCGCCACAATTAACTGCTTGAGATAGCTGAAACTTGCTTTAGAATAACTGCAAACTATGAAAGGAAAGTGTTTTGAGTAAAACAAAAACTAAACAATCTGCTACTCGAAAGTCTCCCCAGTCGCTGGAGTCTAAAGCGATCCTACGCAGACGTCTGAGCGAAGGCGGCATGATCCTGTTAGTTACCTTGGCTTTGTTCTTTTTGCTGGCCTTATTGACTTATAATCCTAATGACCCGGGTTCATTTACCAATGGTAGCGGTGGTCCTATCCAAAATGCCGCTGGAAAAGGTGGTGCCTGGTTCGCTGACTTCTTTCTTCATTTATTTGGCTATTTAGCTTTCCTGATCCCTATTATTTTTGCTTACTCAGGTTATTTGCTTTACGTAGAGCGCAACATTGAACATGAGCATCCAAAAGCTTTTTGGGCAGTAAAAGGCCTGGGTTTGCTAATGGCTGTAGTCGGTGGCGCAGGACTTTGCAGCCTTCACTTTTTTGATCCTGCTATCCAGCCCAGTTACAGCTCAGGCGGGATTCTGGGCGAGTTCATTATCAGCCTGATTATTGACGGTTTAGGCCTGTATGGAACAACCTTGATTCTTTTAGCATTGTTTCTTTCAGGATTAACCTTGTTCACCGGTATTTCCTGGCTTAGAACCATGGACAAAGTAGGTGTCTGGGTTATTAAGTCATGGGGCAAATTGCTGGAATGGTATGAAAACTTCAAAGATCGCAAGTTAGAGCAGAAGTCTGTAAAAGAGTCTGTGGTGAAACGTCAGGAGGCGTTGAAGCAGGAGAAGGTAAAAAGAGAAACGCGCAGTCCAGTGAAGATAGAGCCTAAGGTTATGCAGCCTTCGACTCCACCGAAGGCAGTGCAAAAGGCAAAGCAAAAGCCCTTGTTTGATGATATTCCAACTGGGCCGATGCCAGTCATGGAATTGCTCGATGAACCAGAGCCACCAAAAAATCATTTTTCCGAGGAAGCTCTAGAGGCAATGTCACGCCTTGTGGAGTTAAAGCTAAAAGATTTTGGAGTCGAAGCGCAGGTCATGGAGGTACACCCTGGGCCAGTGATTACACGTTTTGAGATTGAGTTGGCTCCTGGAGTCAAAGTTAGCAAAATTTCAAACTTGGCCAAAGACTTGGCGCGCTCACTTTCGACTATTTCCGTTCGAGTTGTTGAGGTGATACCGGGAAAAACCTATGTCGGCATTGAGATTCCGAATGAGTCTCGTGAGGTTGTAAGGCTGCGCGAAGTATTGGCCTGTGATGAATTTGAAAAATCGAAATCACCTTTAAGTATGGCACTGGGTAAGGATATTGCGGGCAATCCAATCGTAGTCAATATGGCAAAAATGCCCCACTTGCTGGTAGCCGGTACTACAGGTTCCGGTAAGTCCGTCGGTGTTAATGCGATGATTATCAGCATGCTTTATAAAGCCACGCCGGAAGATCTCCGCTTAATCATGATCGACCCAAAGATGCTTGAGCTAAGCGTATATGAAGGCATTCCACACCTGTTGTGTGAAGTGGTGACTGACATGAAAGACGCTGCCAATGCGTTGCGATGGTCTGTAGGTGAAATGGAACGCCGTTATCGGTTGATGTCTGCGATGGGTGTACGAAACTTGGCAGGATTTAACAAGAAAGTGCAGGATGCGATAAAAGCGGGCGAGCCAATTAAAGATCCATTGTGGCAGCCCACGGACGGATTGGAGGAAGAACCGCCAACACTGGAAAAGCTACCTTCAATTGTTATTGTCATTGATGAACTTGCCGATATGATGATGATTGTCGGAAAGAAAGTGGAAGAGTTGATTGCACGAATTGCTCAGAAAGCACGTGCCGCGGGTATTCACTTGATTCTGGCTACTCAGCGTCCTTCGGTTGATGTTATTACCGGTTTGATTAAAGCGAATATCCCATCTCGCATTGCCTTCCAGGTGTCATCAAAAATTGATTCTAGAACCATTCTGGATCAGATGGGAGCCGAACAGCTATTAGGTATGGGTGACATGTTGTATCTTCCTGGTGGTTCGAATATTCCTACGCGTATCCATGGTGCCTTTGTTGATGATGATGAAGTGCACCGCGTTGTAGAAGATTGGAAAAAACGTGGTGAACCAGAGTATCTTGATGAAGTGATAAGTGGTACCAGTGAAGTACCGGTGCCGGGTATACCGGGTATGGATGGAGCAGACGGTGATAGCGAGCAAGATGAGCTATTTGATCAGGCTGTCGCCATTGTTACCGAAACTCGAAGAGCATCTATTTCAGGCATCCAGCGTCGCTTAAAAATTGGATATAACCGAGCAGCCCGTATGGTCGAGGCTATGGAAGCGGCAGGTATTGTGTCTGAGATGGGTTCGAATGGGGCGAGGGAGGTATTAGCACCGCCGCCGCCTAAAGACTGATACAGCTAGTTTGTTTGCCAATACTTTGTTGTACTTAATCATTCAGTATCGTCATTTACAAAATCGTAAACTCCTCACTGAATGATTAAGTACGCCGTGTCTTGGCGGCACCACTGACGCTGGATAAATGTCCAAGTGTTGATCATACTTGGATTAACGCTCAAAGGGGCGGGTGAGTATAGCTTTGTTTTTTTTAATCATTTTGTGTCGTCATTTAAGAAGCGTAAACTCCTCACTAAATGATTAAGTACGCCGTGTCTTGGCGGTACCACTGACGCTGGATAGGTGACCAAGTGTTGATAATAGTTGGATAGAGAACACTGTTGACGCTCAAAAGGGCATGAAGCAACAGACTAGTTATTAAGGCCTAATTCAGTATTGGGCAGTTATAACGTGATTACATTTGACCGAATTATGGTAACGAAATGATTAAAAGTATAAAGAAGCAATTTAGCCAGTTAACTGCAGCTGTCGCTTTAATCGGGTTGAGTATTGCTGCTCAAGCAGATGCGCCTCAGGAACTGGAAAAGAAATTAACTGCAATTGATAGTTTTAAAGCTGATTTCAGCCAGGTTATTACGGATGAGTTCGGCACTCTAATCGATAAATCATCTGGCCACTTTGAGCTGAAGCGCCCACAGTTATTCCGCTGGGTCGTTGAAGAACCTTTTGAGCAGCAAATCGTTGCTGATGGCATTAATCTTTGGCAGTTTGATATGGATATTGAGCAAATCAATGTTTCAAGTCTTGATCAAACGCTGGCTAATTCGCCAGCAGCTTTATTGAGTCAGGCACAATTAGATGTTGCAGAAAATTATGAAGTGGCTGCAGTTAAAGGTGAGGGTGATGGCGTATTAATCTATCACCTGACGCCACGCGATCCTGATGCCTTGTACGAGGTTTTGATTTTAGAATTCCATAGCTCCGATCTGGTTGCCTTGCAAGTTAAAGACAATCTTGGCCAAGCAACACTGGTAGACTTTACCAATGTTATCATGAACCCGGAATTTGAAGATGACCACTTCGAGTTTGTTATTCCAGAAGGCATAGATGTCATTGATAGCCGAAACTCAATTGAAGGCGCCGCACTAGAGAAAAGTGACATTCTAGAGAAAGGTGACTTCTAATATCTCATGAGTGGGCAATCTAATTTATTTTCAGACTCTGCGCTCAATGCTCCGTTGGCAGACCGCCTACGTCCGACGTCTTTGGAAAATTACGTTGGGCAGGAGCATCTGCTAGCTCCCGGCAAACCACTTCGTCAGGCAATAGATACTCAGCGTCCGTTTTCATTAATTTTCTGGGGGCCTCCCGGAACCGGTAAAACGACACTCGCCCGTTTAATTGCACAAAGCTCAAATGCCCATTTTATTACTATTTCTGCGGTTTTGGCCGGTGTTAAAGATATTCGCGCCGCAGTGGATGAGGCTCGGCAATATCAGGCACAAGGCAAACCAACTATTTTATTCGTCGATGAGGTCCATCGTTTTAATAAAGCTCAACAGGATGCTTTTTTACCTTATGTTGAAGATGGCACTTTAACCTTCATTGGTGCTACAACCGAAAACCCTTCATTTGAACTGAATAACGCACTGCTTTCCAGAGCGCGTGTGTTTGTCTTAAAAGATCTTTCTGAAAGTGCGCTGGATAAATTAATTAGCAGGGCACTGGACGATGAAGAGCTTGGTCTGGGTAAGTATCATCTTTCCATCGCAGAAGAAAGTCGTAAACATTTAATCGATGCGGCTGATGGTGACGGGCGTCGCTTACTAAATTTCCTCGAACTTGCCAGCGAACTTGCGTTAGCAAAAAACGAGGATACTCCTGTCATTGATGATGAAGTACTTGAGGAAACACTAACACAAACCCTGCGAAGATTTGATAAGGGTGGTGAGCATTTTTACGATCAAATTTCAGCCTTGCACAAATCGGTTCGTGGTAGTAATCCTGATGGGGCACTATATTGGTTTTGTCGCATGATTGATGGTGGTTGCGACCCTTTATATGTAGCACGTCGAGTGGTGCGCATGGCCAGTGAGGACATTGGTAATGCTGATCCAAGGGGGCTGACACTTGCTCTCAATGCATGGGATGTGCAAGAACGGTTGGGTAGCCCAGAAGGGGAACTGGCTATCGCCCAAGCTATTATATATCTCGCCTGCGCGCCAAAAAGTAATGCCGTCTACATGGCTTATAACAATGCACTGCGCGATGTTAAGAATGAACCGACTTATGAAGTTCCCATGCATATCAGAAATGCCCCTACCAAATTAATGAAAGAACTGGATTATGGTACTGGTTACCGCTATGACCATGATGAGCCGGATGCATTTTCAGCAGGACAGACTTACTTTCCCGATGAAAAAGGGGAAACCCAGTACTATCACCCGGTGGATAGAGGGCTTGAAAAGAAGATTGCTGAAAAACTCACCTGGCTTAAGGCTAAAAGCGAACAATTTAATAAGGGCTAATTATGAATATTGCAGTTATTGCCAGCATTGGTCTGGGGGGAGCGCTAGGTGCTATTGCGAGATTCAAATGTAGAGATCTAGCTGAGTGGGCGTTTGGTGAACATTACCTGTGGGGTACTTTGATTGCTAATGTTATCGGCTGCTTTATTGCAGGCTTCCTATTAACTTTTTGGCAGGCAGCTCAAGTTTCTAATAGCGTACGCTTTGGCGTGGTTATTGGCTTTCTAGGGGCTTTGACTACCTTCTCGACCTTTTCTGTTGAAACCTTCCAGCTAATGCAGCAACAGTTATGGCTTAAAGCTGGGCTTAATATCAGCGCCAATTTGATACTTTGCATGCTTTTCGTGTTTTTTGGCGCATGGCTTGGTGGTAGAATGGCCGCCTGAAATTTAACCACAAACCATAACGGACTCTAAAAAGACAATGCTTGACCCTAAACTATTACGTACTGACATTGACGCAGTTGCTAAAAACTTGGCAAAGCGCGGCTTTGAGCTTGATGTAGAGCTTTATAACAAGCTGGAAGAAGAGCGCAAGGCTATTCAGGTTGAAACACAGGAATTACAAAATCAACGTAATTCCAGTTCCAAGTCTATAGGGCAGGCCAAAGCGCGTGGTGAAGATATTCAGCCTTTATTGGATCAAGTTGCCGATTTAGGTAGCAAGCTAGATGCTGCCAAAGAGCGACTCAACCAAGTTATGGCGCAACTTGATGATATTCACTATGGTATTCCAAACCTGCTGGACGATTCAGTCCCAGAGGGAAAAGACGAAAGCGAGAATGTCGAGATCCGCCGTTGGGGTGAACCACGTCAATTTGATTTTGAGCCAAAAGATCACGTTGAAGTTGGCGAAGCTCTCAATGGTCTGGACTTTGCAAGCGCCGCAAAAATCTCTGCCAGCCGTTTTATCGTAAAAAAAGGTCTGGTTGCCAAGCTACATAGAGCCTTGATTCAGTTCATGCTGGATTTACATGGTAAAGAACACGGTTACGAAGAAGTCTATGTTCCTTATATGGTTAATGCTGAAAGCTTAACCGGAACTGGTCAGTTACCGAAGTTTGAAGAAGACCTTTTCAAAGCTCAAGGTAAGAATCAGGATGACCGCCCTCTATACCTGATCCCAACTGCAGAAGTACCAGTCACTAACTTGG
Coding sequences:
- the cspE gene encoding transcription antiterminator/RNA stability regulator CspE codes for the protein MSKITGTVKWFNESKGFGFIEQEQGEDVFVHFRAIQGDGFKTLAEGQRVEFDIEQGPKGAQAANVTKV
- a CDS encoding putative signal transducing protein, which translates into the protein MKIVYHAENGMDANIVKGVIESAGIFAQVRGEGLQGAVGEAAAMNNVKVWVNDEDYAAAREIINDWQSAEFVSDEADLFADDEDVYHEPAQSESHLVRDVCIAVVIVLLFVAATIKF
- a CDS encoding M23 family metallopeptidase produces the protein MSTIWGAVRKLLGVSCLFYVSLFSAAALAEQEEASEDELITKEEFVYSYDEMLNFDIAEYLETQAPHLADYAEIISHYAGYSSISPKVLIAIMEQQTGIITSPVSATTITRPFGDLSTKIGFEEQVKDISTRLAKEFYSGYSYSDTGSNEVMTTDEDVYRAIEAIIPEQAEEAFEINRERGTKGSSKKVSRTHRTLFEKSEKEESTTQTQSLTIADINNYFQLPFRVGESWRNGGSHTNHGSGTYPQSSLDFNAGGYWGDNLSHIWVSASAPGVIKNHSSCFSEIIHDDGWSTTYYHIENIQYPTGSNLQRNSRIANYANDTTQALCNGGQSSGPHLHFSLKKDGQFYHLNGIKLSGYEVRTGRSSYDSNCGYFWLSRNGYKYCAWSNIYNYGVTDSGTPEQGEVYSDYLSHRAYHIQPDGSWFYYNGGTISAELTGPDNADFDVRLERWNGYGWQRVAVSESPSSSENISYSANSGYYRMVVYSYSGSGRYRLTIIK
- the ald gene encoding alanine dehydrogenase codes for the protein MLIGVPKEIKNHEYRVGMVPASVREVIAHGHEVIVETNAGIGIGFTDEDYQAVGATIAPSAEDVFAKADMIVKVKEPLAEERKRLREGQILFTYLHLAPDMPQTEDLVKSGAVCIAYETVTGAAGGLPLLAPMSEVAGRMSIQAGAECLEKSNGGRGMLLGGVPGVQPAKVVVIGGGVVGTNAIKMAVGMGARVIVLDRNVNALRRIDAEFGSQVETVYSSHDSLEKHVISADLVIGGVLIPGAAAPKLVTEDMVKRMQPGAVLVDVAIDQGGCFETSKATTHADPTYILHDVVHYCVANMPGAVPRTSTFALNNATLPFIINIANKGYKKALADDPHLLNGLNVYRGKVTERSVAENLGFDYVEPTTALGISTDTL
- the lrp gene encoding leucine-responsive transcriptional regulator Lrp; this encodes MKVQSDSKQILDRIDLRILNELQQNGRISNVELSKKVGLSATPCLERVKRLEANGFIEGYSARLNPMKLAASLLVFVEIRLSRTSPDVFEEFKQAVTKLPTILECHLVSGDFDYLLKARVADMKAYRKLLGETLLMLPGVSASRSYMVMEEVKETNLLPINLDRR
- a CDS encoding DNA translocase FtsK produces the protein MSKTKTKQSATRKSPQSLESKAILRRRLSEGGMILLVTLALFFLLALLTYNPNDPGSFTNGSGGPIQNAAGKGGAWFADFFLHLFGYLAFLIPIIFAYSGYLLYVERNIEHEHPKAFWAVKGLGLLMAVVGGAGLCSLHFFDPAIQPSYSSGGILGEFIISLIIDGLGLYGTTLILLALFLSGLTLFTGISWLRTMDKVGVWVIKSWGKLLEWYENFKDRKLEQKSVKESVVKRQEALKQEKVKRETRSPVKIEPKVMQPSTPPKAVQKAKQKPLFDDIPTGPMPVMELLDEPEPPKNHFSEEALEAMSRLVELKLKDFGVEAQVMEVHPGPVITRFEIELAPGVKVSKISNLAKDLARSLSTISVRVVEVIPGKTYVGIEIPNESREVVRLREVLACDEFEKSKSPLSMALGKDIAGNPIVVNMAKMPHLLVAGTTGSGKSVGVNAMIISMLYKATPEDLRLIMIDPKMLELSVYEGIPHLLCEVVTDMKDAANALRWSVGEMERRYRLMSAMGVRNLAGFNKKVQDAIKAGEPIKDPLWQPTDGLEEEPPTLEKLPSIVIVIDELADMMMIVGKKVEELIARIAQKARAAGIHLILATQRPSVDVITGLIKANIPSRIAFQVSSKIDSRTILDQMGAEQLLGMGDMLYLPGGSNIPTRIHGAFVDDDEVHRVVEDWKKRGEPEYLDEVISGTSEVPVPGIPGMDGADGDSEQDELFDQAVAIVTETRRASISGIQRRLKIGYNRAARMVEAMEAAGIVSEMGSNGAREVLAPPPPKD
- the lolA gene encoding outer membrane lipoprotein chaperone LolA; this translates as MIKSIKKQFSQLTAAVALIGLSIAAQADAPQELEKKLTAIDSFKADFSQVITDEFGTLIDKSSGHFELKRPQLFRWVVEEPFEQQIVADGINLWQFDMDIEQINVSSLDQTLANSPAALLSQAQLDVAENYEVAAVKGEGDGVLIYHLTPRDPDALYEVLILEFHSSDLVALQVKDNLGQATLVDFTNVIMNPEFEDDHFEFVIPEGIDVIDSRNSIEGAALEKSDILEKGDF
- a CDS encoding replication-associated recombination protein A; the protein is MSGQSNLFSDSALNAPLADRLRPTSLENYVGQEHLLAPGKPLRQAIDTQRPFSLIFWGPPGTGKTTLARLIAQSSNAHFITISAVLAGVKDIRAAVDEARQYQAQGKPTILFVDEVHRFNKAQQDAFLPYVEDGTLTFIGATTENPSFELNNALLSRARVFVLKDLSESALDKLISRALDDEELGLGKYHLSIAEESRKHLIDAADGDGRRLLNFLELASELALAKNEDTPVIDDEVLEETLTQTLRRFDKGGEHFYDQISALHKSVRGSNPDGALYWFCRMIDGGCDPLYVARRVVRMASEDIGNADPRGLTLALNAWDVQERLGSPEGELAIAQAIIYLACAPKSNAVYMAYNNALRDVKNEPTYEVPMHIRNAPTKLMKELDYGTGYRYDHDEPDAFSAGQTYFPDEKGETQYYHPVDRGLEKKIAEKLTWLKAKSEQFNKG
- the crcB gene encoding fluoride efflux transporter CrcB, which translates into the protein MNIAVIASIGLGGALGAIARFKCRDLAEWAFGEHYLWGTLIANVIGCFIAGFLLTFWQAAQVSNSVRFGVVIGFLGALTTFSTFSVETFQLMQQQLWLKAGLNISANLILCMLFVFFGAWLGGRMAA
- the serS gene encoding serine--tRNA ligase yields the protein MLDPKLLRTDIDAVAKNLAKRGFELDVELYNKLEEERKAIQVETQELQNQRNSSSKSIGQAKARGEDIQPLLDQVADLGSKLDAAKERLNQVMAQLDDIHYGIPNLLDDSVPEGKDESENVEIRRWGEPRQFDFEPKDHVEVGEALNGLDFASAAKISASRFIVKKGLVAKLHRALIQFMLDLHGKEHGYEEVYVPYMVNAESLTGTGQLPKFEEDLFKAQGKNQDDRPLYLIPTAEVPVTNLVRDEIVEADQLPLQFVAHTPCFRSEAGSYGRDVRGLIRLHQFEKVELVHITKPEDSMDALERLIGHAEKVLQLLELPYRVVTLCSGDIGFGATKTYDIEVWLPSQNTYREISSCSNTADFQARRMQARWRNPETGKPELLHTLNGSGLAVGRTLVAILENYQNEDGTISIPEVLKTYLR